The Parvularculales bacterium genome includes the window CACCACCATGGCGATAACAAGAAAAGCGCCGACTGTCTGCATGGCGGCGACGACTGTTGCGGAAAGCAGAGTGAAAAAAACAAGTTTCAGCGCTTTTGGCTGCAGTCCCACGGAACGGGCATGGTTTTCATCAAAAAAGACGACCATCATATCCTTCCATTTCAGGGTCATGATGCTGAGGGTGACAAGACCAATGATGATAAGCTGCACACTGTCTTCGGGTGTGATGGCCAGAATATTGCCCATGATGATGGTATTGACCGAAACCGCCACCGGGCTGACCGATATGATAAACAGTCCCAGTCCAAAGAATGACGTGAAGATTATCCCGATGATGACATCAATTTTAAGCCCTGACCGCTCGGACAGGAACAGCATGGCCAGTGCCGCCAGTCCGCCGGAAATGAAAGCCCCCAGGGCGAAGGGCAGACCAAGCACATAGGCGCCGGCTACCCCCGGAACAACCGAGTGGGAAAGGGCGTCACCGATCAGAGACCAGCCTTTTAGCATCAGATAGGCGGAAAGAAAGGCGCAGATTGCCCCTACCAGCCCTGAGATTTGAATGGCAGTGGTCATATAGCCGTAATTGAACGGCTCAAGCAGCGTTTCGATCATGACGGTTTTTCCTCGTCACGCTGCTGACTTGTCTGGGTTTTTTCACCATACTGGACGAAGGGGCGTTCATCATCGGTGAGGATGGTGACTTCGCGCCCGTCACTATCTTCATGCAGGGTTGTGCCACTCAGGGTCAGGTGACGCAGGACGCCGCCAAAGGCTTTTTCCAGATTGCTTCGGGTAAAGACCTCTTCGGTAAGCCCTTCACTCAGCACTGTGTTCCTTATGAGAATCGCGCGATCACAAAATTCTGGAACAGAGCCGAGGTTATGTGTCGATACGAGGATGACGCGGCCTTCCTCGGCCAGTGCCCGCATGAGCTTGATGATCTGCTCCTCGGTCTGGACATCAACTCCGGAAAAAGGCTCGTCCAGCAGAATGACTTCACTCTCCTGAGCCAGGGCCCGGGCGAGAAAGACGCGTTTGCGCTGGCCACCTGACAACTCGCCGATCTGGCGCCTCCGCCAGGCCGACATGCCAACACGCTCAAGGGCGGAATCAACGGCCTGATCGTCGGCCCGGCCGGGGCGCCGCAGGATGCCCATATGTCCATACCGCCCCATCACCACCACATCCTCGACAAGAACAGGGAAATTCCAGTCCACCTCTTCGGATTGTGGGACATAGGCGATGCGGTTCTCCCTGAGCGCATGCTCGATGGTATGACCAAGGATCGTGATATTGCC containing:
- a CDS encoding iron chelate uptake ABC transporter family permease subunit, with protein sequence MIETLLEPFNYGYMTTAIQISGLVGAICAFLSAYLMLKGWSLIGDALSHSVVPGVAGAYVLGLPFALGAFISGGLAALAMLFLSERSGLKIDVIIGIIFTSFFGLGLFIISVSPVAVSVNTIIMGNILAITPEDSVQLIIIGLVTLSIMTLKWKDMMVVFFDENHARSVGLQPKALKLVFFTLLSATVVAAMQTVGAFLVIAMVV
- a CDS encoding manganese/iron ABC transporter ATP-binding protein, whose protein sequence is MTTHPAGITAQSLTVTYRNGHTALHDVNFTIPRGSVTALVGVNGAGKSTLFKAMMGFIPSAAGNITILGHTIEHALRENRIAYVPQSEEVDWNFPVLVEDVVVMGRYGHMGILRRPGRADDQAVDSALERVGMSAWRRRQIGELSGGQRKRVFLARALAQESEVILLDEPFSGVDVQTEEQIIKLMRALAEEGRVILVSTHNLGSVPEFCDRAILIRNTVLSEGLTEEVFTRSNLEKAFGGVLRHLTLSGTTLHEDSDGREVTILTDDERPFVQYGEKTQTSQQRDEEKPS